From Zonotrichia albicollis isolate bZonAlb1 unplaced genomic scaffold, bZonAlb1.hap1 Scaffold_73_unloc_1, whole genome shotgun sequence, one genomic window encodes:
- the LOC141727991 gene encoding uncharacterized protein LOC141727991 — translation MESREDKCPRQELVEEAVLSGSTAQEGNGEEKARRCRTRRGCKRSRRGCEGERAGLGREGGRRRRQSSELVLREQLRDGEKPHTCGECGKSFRWKCQVIKHQRIHTGERPYECGECGKSFSQVNNLVTHQRSHTGERPFECGQCGKSFRRSSHLIEHQRIHTGERPFECGQCGKCFRWKSHLIPHQRIHTGERSFECGECGKSFTQSSSLINHQRSHLQENRHECTECGQSFRWRSQLIRHQRTHTGDRPYECGECGKSFTVSSSLIVHQRIHTGERPFECSECGMRFSQSSHRNKHQRSHTGERPFECDKCRKRFQTRADLFYHFQTHTEERPFQCPECGKGFRKNSNLIAHQRIHTGKRPYECDKCRKRFRTSSHLLRHYRRHSEERPFRCPACGKGFRHNSTLVTHRRIHTGERPYECPQCGKSFSQSSHLTQHQRRHH, via the coding sequence atggagagcagggaggacaaatgcccgcggcaggagctggtggaagaggccgttttgagcggctccacggcgcaggaaggcaacggggaggaaaaggcgcggagatgccgcacgaggaggggctgcaaacgcagccggcggggatgtgagggggaaagagccggcctgggccgggaaggcggccggagacggaggcagagctcggagctggtgctccgtgagcagctccgtgatggggagaagccccacacgtgcggggagtgtgggaagagcttcaggtggaagtGCCAAGTGATCAAGCACCAgaggattcacactggggagaggccctatgagtgtggggagtgtgggaagagcttcagccaaGTCAACAATCTGGTCAcgcaccagaggagccacactggggagaggccttttgagtgtgggcagtgtgggaagagcttcaggaggAGCTCCCATCTGATcgagcaccagaggatccacactggagagaggccctttgagtgtgggcagtgtgggaagTGCTTCAGGTGGAAGTCCCATTTGATCCCGCACCAgaggattcacactggggagaggtcctttgagtgtggggagtgcgggaagagcttcacgcagagctccagcctgatcaaTCACCAGAGGTCCCACCTTCAGGAGAATCGCCACGAGTGTACggagtgtgggcagagcttcCGATGGAGGTCGCAGCTCatcaggcaccagaggacccacactggggataggccctacgagtgtggggagtgtgggaagagcttcacagtgagctccagcctgatcgtgcaccagaggatccacactggggaaaggccTTTCGAGTGTTCTGAGTGTGGGATgcgcttcagccagagctcccacCGGAACaagcaccagaggagccacacaggggagaggcccttcgagtgtgacaaatgcaggaagaggtttcagacccgCGCCGATCTCTTCTACCACTTTCagactcacacagaggagagacccttccagtgccctgagtgtgggaagggattccgGAAGAACTCCAACCTCATCgcccaccagcgcatccacacagggaagaggccctacgagtgtgataaatgcaggaagaggtttcggaccagctCTCATCTCCTCAGGCACTATCGGCGTCActcagaggagaggcccttccgctgccccgcctgtgggaagggattcaggcacaactccaccctcgtcacccaccggcgcatccacactggggagaggccctacgagtgtccccagtgtgggaagagcttctcacagagctctcacttgacccaacaccaacggaggcaccactaa